A portion of the Phocoena sinus isolate mPhoSin1 chromosome 9, mPhoSin1.pri, whole genome shotgun sequence genome contains these proteins:
- the EVX1 gene encoding homeobox even-skipped homolog protein 1, producing the protein MESRKDMVMFLDGGQLGTLVGKRVSNLSEAVGSPLPEPPEKMVPRGCLSPRAGPPAARERGGGGLEEEPVDGLAGSAARPGAESRAAGAAVLGPGPPAASADSLSGQGQPSSSDTESDFYEEIEVSCTPDCSTGNAEYQHSKGPGSEALASSPNGSGEAPKSNGSGGSQGTLACSASDQMRRYRTAFTREQIARLEKEFYRENYVSRPRRCELAAALNLPETTIKVWFQNRRMKDKRQRLAMTWPHPADPAFYTYMMSHAAAAGGLPYPFPSHLPLPYYSPVGLGAASAASAAASPFSGPLRPLDTFRVLSQPYPRPELLCAFRHPPLYPGPAHGLGTAAGGPCSCLACHGGPANGLAPRAAAAASDFTCASTSRSDSFLTFAPSVLSKATSVALDQREEVPLTR; encoded by the exons ATGGAGAGCCGAAAGGACATGGTTATGTTTCTGGATGGGGGTCAGCTTGGCACTCTGGTTGGCAAGAGGGTCTCCAATTTGTCCGAAGCCGTGGGCAGCCCGCTGCCCGAGCCGCCCGAGAAGATGGTGCCCCGTGGTTGCCTGAGTCCGCGGGCTGGTCCTCCGGCCGCCCGGGAGCGCGGCGGGGGAGGCCTGGAAGAGGAGCCGGTCGACGGACTAGCAGGCAGCGCTGCGCGGCCGGGCGCCGAGTCGCGGGCAGCCGGGGCCGCAGTGCTCGGCCCCGGACCTCCGGCTGCCTCCGCCGACAGCCTCTCAGGCCAGGGGCAACCCAGCAGCTCGGACACCGAGTCGGATTTCTATGAAGAAATCGAGGTGAGCTGCACCCCGGACTGCTCCACGGGGAACGCCGAGTACCAGCACAGCAAAG ggcctggctcCGAGGCACTGGCCAGCAGTCCCAATGGCAGCGGCGAGGCTCCCAAAAGCAATGGCAGCGGTGGCTCCCAGGGCACCTTGGCCTGCAGTGCTAGTGACCAGATGCGACGGTACCGTACTGCCTTCACCCGGGAGCAGATTGCACGGCTGGAGAAGGAATTCTACAGGGAGAACTATGTATCCAGGCCTCGGAGATGTGAGCTGGCGGCTGCTCTAAACCTGCCGGAAACTACAATCAAG GTGTGGTTCCAGAACCGGCGCATGAAGGACAAGCGGCAGCGGCTGGCCATGACTTGGCCGCACCCGGCCGACCCAGCCTTCTACACGTACATGATGAGCCACGCGGCGGCCGCGGGCGGCCTGCCCTACCCCTTCCCGTCGCACCTGCCCCTGCCCTACTACTCGCCCGTGGGCTTGGGAGCTGCGTCCGCCGCGTCCGCCGCCGCCTCGCCCTTCAGCGGGCCGCTGCGCCCGCTCGACACCTTCCGCGTGCTTTCGCAGCCCTACCCGCGGCCCGAACTGCTGTGCGCCTTCCGCCACCCGCCGCTCTACCCGGGCCCGGCGCACGGACTGGGCACCGCGGCCGGCGGTCCCTGTTCCTGCCTCGCCTGCCACGGCGGCCCGGCCAACGGGCTGgcgccccgcgccgccgccgctgcctcGGACTTCACCTGTGCCTCCACCTCCCGCTCGGACTCCTTCCTCACCTTCGCGCCCTCCGTGCTCAGCAAGGCCACCTCTGTGGCGCTGGACCAGAGGGAGGAGGTGCCCCTCACGAGATAA